The genomic interval GAGCTCTCGCGAGGCGAGTCCAGGGGCTCCGGCGACGATGACAGCAGGAGCCCGGGAGGCGTGCATGCCCACAGGACCGACGAAGagacgctcgccgccggcgaagttTTGGGTGATGGCAAGAAGTCCGGTAGAATCGGACGTGTCAGCCTTGCCCGGAACTACAGTTCAGAGATCGAGGTTTCGGCTGACGACGAGCTAGTCCGCCATGAGAAGGCTGCAGAGAACGAGTCGAAGTCGAAGTCGAAGCAGCCGGGTCTGACCAGGAGCATGCCGGTATCAGTCAGAACAAAGAGGGGAAGTTAGCTGCAACCAGATGGCGGCAACAAAGAGGAGAGACGGTTTCTTGAATTCGTAATATGAAGTTGCTGTTATAATTTTGCAGATTCATCGTTCGTTAGATCCTAGGCCTGTAGGCCATTGCATGTATGTACTGTAAATgaggtaaaaaagaaaaagagagaacttGATTCAGATATTATTCATCAATTAGTAGAGGGGAGCAGAAGTCAGCATTGTATATTGATGGTAGCTAGGCTTCATCATTACTTGTAGATATATTAGAGGATGAATGATTTTTCTATTACAACAACTGAGACCAGAATACTCTTAATCTCGTTGCCTCCGGGGAAATAAACTTGCATTGATGCTACTAAGGTGTGTTTAGATcgagaaatttttttggagaagtgtcacgtcaaatgtttaaccggatgtcggaaggggttttcggacacgaatgaaaaaacgaatttcacggctagcctagaaaccgcgagacgaatcttttgagcctaattaatccgtcattagcacatgttggttactgtagcacttatggctaatcactttctaattaggctcaaaagaatcatctcaagatttcttccgtaactgtataattagttttttggtttatctatgtttaatactttatttaggtgttcaaagatttgatgtgatgttttttggaaaaaaattttgggaactaaaccaGGCTTAACTTATATGCATTTACTAGAATTTTCAACAGCAGATATGACCGGTCTGGAATTTGGATTCTTCGGGGTGAACTACCTTAAGAAAATAGTAAGTCCATGAACTGTAGCTAGTGAAACTTCTGTATACCACGATTTGATTTCAGAAACCCCTATGCTACATCATCAGCGGGAcacttttcttcttttactGAGACTCGTTAGCATGTCATTGTAAGACTGCAAGTTTACACCGACATCTTCATCATACTCGAGACCAAGCTCTTCCTGCACAGATATATATTATGCATTCGCAAAGATGACCGTGCTTAGCAATTGAAAGAGAATAAGTAACTTTtcagaaatgaaaataatcagcaactaaaaaatatttcctacCAAGAGAAACATCTAGTAATACATACTAAGGCCAATCTCAATGAGAGTTTTATGGGCAATAATTAGGATgctatatagatatttttgatgatgtggcaaattattaatgaagagagagatgaaatgagtttcatgaaGATGAAACATTCTATGCACTGTTATCTAGACAGCTTGTGTCTTACATGTAACCtaagaaacaacaatagatgaaactatgcattgagagagaagcgttttatcctagttttaaactttttagataacatgtcACTTTACGTAATCATGTCtataaaacttacattgaggATGGCCTAAGGCCGCATTCGACTACTctggtaagttaactaatcTCCCTTGTTTTCTACGCGCACGTTTtacaaactgctaaacggtgtatattttgcaaaaaaaaatctataggaaagctattttaaaaaaatcatattaatatattttatatatttttataattaataattaattaatcatgtactaatcgaCGTTTTTCGCAccgataagttaacttatcaccctTCAAAAGAACACGGCCTAATAAGTGCAGGCACAAGGTAACAATAAGAAAAACACTAACCTTAAATTCCTTCTGGTCTTTAGGGCTGTTCTCAGTGATGTTATCCCATAGCTCCTTGAACATCCTCTTTCGCTTTCTCCACTGGTTAACTTTCTCAGTGAAGTTCTCTTCGATAATCTTCTTGTCCTCAGGTTTCACCAAGATAACACCACTCCtcaatttgtttagtttttcttcCATTTCCTGGACCTGCAAACAATACAAGGTAGCAATTATAaccataaaagataaaaggaaCACGtatgcataaaaaaaacacgttTATGCACTTACTTCTCTTTGTAATTTAGCCTCCTTTGACTTGATCTCTGCCAAAGTCAAGTTTGACTGCAGACCTCGTACCTCTGCAATAGGATTTGAATTAGACATTTCTGAACTCTGATGGTTGCATTATGcagtaaataaatcattaataagATCATGGTACGGAATGGAACCTACCAGATTCTACCTCACTAATCGCTTTCTTTTGATCTGCAagttcttcctgtagcttggTATTTGCTTTCTTCATCTCCTCAAGTTCCTCCCCGTTTGGGATGTCGAATTGATCTTGCCGAGCAAGATATATTTTCTGCTTGCCATACTCCTTGAAGGAAATCTGTCCACTGTCAGCCAATGCATCCAATGCCTTCTGCACTGCAGTCTTCTTGAGGTTGAATTTTTGCAGCGCATCAGCTGCATTCTGAGAATTCAATGGCCTATTTTGCTGTAGAGTCAAGACAATAATCAACTCAAGAGTACAGAGCTTATAAAAAACAACTGGAGTTATGGtataacaaatatatcaaAAGATTTAGAAATCCTCTAAATTGGTCACATTACAGTCTTATTCACAACTTTTGATTTTCACAAAATTCAAGCACATCACACAACTTATTTAGTCACAAACTAAAACTgtgttaattttgaaaatatcaaGTCAAGAGTAGCATTTTTGGGGGGaatacacacaaaaaaaacttgtgcATCTTTGCATTAAGAgaaataaagtataaaaacaatgaaaaaagAGCAAAACTCAAACAAAAGGACTACTCTCGCCTCACTACAACAAAATGGCAACCTTGGATTCTACCACTACAAGCTGAGCCACGGCATAGCTGCTTTGGCTAGACACCAGAGAACTGCCTCTTCTGCCATCGCCTTGGCCACCTCTGTCCAGATGTGTTGCCGTTGGTATACCAAGAGTAGCATGTGAAAGGAATCAAGTACGGTTTCTCTTGATCCTGTTTTAACTCAAAAGgaagaatttttttgtcatccCGATCAGGcaatatggatgatatatCAAGCACACATACTGGCGATACATAGCATGACTGCTTTACAAAGCATGTGACAGGAATAGTCTACATGATGAGCAAAGGCTAGAAACTCACCTAAAACAGCTTGCATGCTAGAGTTTCCATTTATTAACATAtctaaatgtatatatttctatatattgcaGAAAAGTTTCCACACAAAGAAAATAAGTTGCTGCTAAGAACAGATGAAAAACTTCAATCATTTTTggattcaataaaaaaaaatgaaataagcCAAAGGCGCCTCTATTTTTGTACTCTGAAACAGTGTAGCACTCTTCAATCTTGGCAATGAGATTACAGGTTTCAACCTTAGCAATGAGCATACAAATCAGATCAAGGGTACTCCAAGCTAGGCTACTACTATACTTCAGAGTTAAGCACATAAAGAAATCAGCTGGTAAACTAGGATGATGATCGTGGGTTTCAACAAATCCAAAGTGGTTTTATTTGCGTCTCACATAGATAATATGGATCAAAACCAACATATGACTGTGGAATATTTGTTCgtggagtagtagtagttcgGTGTTACTACCAAGCATCTCACTGCTGCGTAACCCACCGAACAAAACGTGAAACAGGTCATCACCATCGCAGAACAATATGACATCTTAGCCCCCACAATCCAGAAACCTCTAATCAGATAACCGAAGGACAGGAGCCAATTAGCAGGAGATGATGTGGGATTTTAGCGGAAGGGGGCGGTACCTCATTGACGAAGGTGAGGACGATTCCTGAAAAGGAAACAACATGAGCGTAAGTAAGAGGATTGATCAAAGGATGAACAGGATCGAGGCGTATCGCTAGGATGGCTGCAACTGCAAAATTGGGGAGCTAGCACAGGAGCCCAGTtagggcggcgggcggcggagcaCGTACCTTCAACGCAATCGGATTTGGGAGGCAtcgccgctccgccgccgacgaggggGAAAAGGTTTGGGGAGAAATGGAAAGGGAAGGgtttggggattttttttcgaaaTTGCAACTCGTACTATTTTGTTGATGCGAGTCACTGCACGGGAGGGCCCACCGAGGTCGGTGGCTGGGGTTTTCCCGCCAAAGATGCTGGAGCACGCGGCGCGTGTTGCCCTGTTCTAGAAGCGGCTGCACTTGGTAAAAGCCCATCAAAAGCCCACACACCATGGAATTAGAGAGAGAACGAACATGGGAGAAAGTCTACTTTAAATCCATTGTCTTTGTCGTCGAGTTTAAGTAACGTTCCTTactcaataataataataataataataattattattattattattattattattattattattattataaccCATCCTAAATCTTACAATACCAGGTTAACCGGGGTCTACAGGTTTGAAAGATAATATTGATCGTATTTTGCTGACGAAGTACTTCGTAGACGttttcatggaaaaacaaaagtaaaactCATATGTCATCCTCGCTCTTCTCcgcttttctctcccttctctttcttttcctttgtcTCTCCATCGGATGAAGACACAACGAGAGACGATGCCCTAACGAGTAAAGGGAGACGGTGCAATAGCGCCATCCCGTGGGAGGCCGACAACGGCGAGGCCACCGGCCGGGTGGCAAGTGGACATGAAGGTTGACCAAGGCAGATGAAGGCCGATACGGTGAATCAGCACATTAGAAAGTTGGTGAGCTCAAGGAGGCAGCAACGCTAAGGAGTCCGCGACCATAGATTTGGAGGAGCTCCTGGCCGCTCCAACCCACAGGAGCTCATCGAGGTTAGGTGCTCCCTCATTGAGCTTGAGTCCCATGCACTGTAGCCTTGAATTCTCCTACTCCTGTGCCACCATAGCTTCTCGTATGCCTCTCCATCGCCGACTTCCTGTTTCAACTTCCTGTTTCAACGTTGGCCATGTCACTTGGAACGAAGAGAGGAGACGTGGCAGGCTGGCAGCCGCTCGAGATATGTGATGTTGTCACCAGCTATTTCGCGCGAAATAGAGTTAAGATCACCTCTATACTATCTTTAAGCATTCTAAAAGACAACTTCTTTAATGATCTAGCTCTTAGCAAATaactcataatataaataatcctacaattcattctcacttgatattaaaatatgtgcaagagactatctcttgattaagagatagattttatctctcttctattaaaaaaattatatagtatacCTTATAGATAGCTTAGGGCATCCGTAATAAGGGTGAGTCAGCTAGCTATTTAGTGGTAAACGTCAGTATGTATCCTACGTGGAAGAAACAGAAggtgtaaaaaaaatcgagcCAGCGACTCCCTTGTCGCTCATCTCACACACTGCACAATGTGTTAGATCAGTTTTCTCCTATGCAGCAAAGTAGAAATAGTTAGTACTAGtagataattttttggatCAGCTATTTTGTCCAATCTCCTAGCTAGTACTAATGAGGACGtccttatatatatccattaGAGGTAGTCTAACGGCTATTGGTGGCACCCTGCTCCACCCAACCTCAAGCTCCCGTTATCGCCGCCGAAAACCCAGACcggcttctttttcttcttcacccACCAACGGCTAGGCAGAAACTTAAGCTTGCTGACCGACTGCCGCAGGAGAGGTGCGTAGAAGGAGAAAAGTATGAATGTTTCAGTGACATGTAGAgccactttgtttttttttttttattggagtaCTGCATAGATACCACTTAAGCCAAAACCGGAAGTTATCTTAGGAGTTAGGACCTTAGTTTTTATGGGAAGGaccttagtttttttttttttttttggctttctcACTGATCACCCCTTAGTAttattccctctgttttatattataagattttctggtttttctaaattcatttGTATGGTAATAAATCTAgggatatatggatgaatctagacaatctCAAAAGAACTTATAATAGGATTATAAGATTGGAGATGCATCTTATCTAATTTCGCGGTTtagaatcaatttttttacttaatgaCAAGTTGAGGGATGTGCTTTTTCGGCAAACGTGATCGAGGGTccagtgataaaaaaaaaaaacttctcttACCCTTGTGTTCCATTTAGTATGAACtgttagaaaatcttaaaacagaaaaatcaaaGTGAATACTCTTATTATGTACGCTCATTGGCACAGCAGAATATGTCAGTTTCCCATTCAacttcaagaaaaagaaatataagtCAACTTCACATATCGTGGGCCGTGGGGAATCATCAACAATGTATTGTGGTATGGCTGCTCCGGCGCCAGAGACAAAAATGTCAACCGGTTAGACAAATTAAGGCCTACATGTTCAGAagtaaagagaaaaaacaccTATATGTATCATCATATTAATTTCACTTGCCAGTGAGAAATGGATGCCTAAGTGCCTCTGACACAGTAATCCTCTTTTTTGGATCTAATGCAAACATTTTCTCCAGGAGATCCTTGAAGCTGGACAGCAATTTTGGATCATCCCCAGGGCGACTTAAAATTGCAGAACCAACACCCTTCGGTTTAATGTTCGAAAGTAACCTATTCCTAACCTGCAAGAGACAAAGGTGCTAAGTTtagtctttctttttttacagaaaaatagtaaaatgagTATCACTGTCAGTGTAGATAAGAGGCGTACCGTTTTTGTGATAGGATCCTTCAATCTAGCGATAAAGTTCAAGTTCTTGTCGAAGTGTTGTGTTGTAAAGGCACCCTGTTTAATTAGGAGCACACATTTTACATTTATCTTGTCAGATGCTTTTCATTAGTAGGAACAGtttaatactaaaaaattaatatgcagACTACCATGGATACTTTATCCGCTCAGTATACATAGAAATCCAATAAAGTAATGGAAATCTCAGTATGTTTGTAAATTCTTACCTTTTGAAGCATCTTCTTAGGGAATGGGCCCTTCAGTTCCATGTGAAGGCGAAGCATGTCGTTGTTTGTGGAGCCATCAAATAAGACTTTTCCTGTGTAAAGCTCAGATAAGCAGCACCCAGCTGACCATATATCCAACGGATGATCATAAGGCAACCCAAGAACTGCACGAAGAATTTCAAACAAATCACTTATCTGTCTGAAAACTGTTGAGAAATCGAGCATTACAAagaggggatttttttttccgagTTTGGCTGCAAAAGAAAACAGTGTCGAAGGAAAAATGTCAAAGGAATACTGAATAAATCAAACAACTCACTTATCTCAGGTGCTCGATAGAAGCGGCTCACAAGATAAGGTGTGATCTCATTATTTCCTGCAGACATAGCACTACCGAAGTCACAGAGCTTCAGCGAATTGCTATCTTTATTTACCTATAAAGtaacaaacattaaaaaagatATACTAAATAACTCTTCTACCATATATGCAATACAAAAGGTGCTTACGTCATTTTTAGACTTTTCTTTTCCCAGCTATCAAGTACATTAAACAAGTCATAATTTCTGCATGAGAACAAAAACTGCAGAGAGAGATGATATACCAGTATATTGTCCGGTTTGATGTCACTGTGGAGAACACCGCAGTTTCTCAGATGCTTCAACGCCATAAAAATCTGCTCTGCATATGCCCTTACAGCAGTCAGTTTAATCCCAATGCCACGGCCAAATTTCTTTATAACCTCACGAAGATTCATATGGAGAGATTCAAGAACTATACACAGATGATTTTGATGCATAAAACTAGAAATAATCCGCACACAATGTTGTTTGTCTTCACGATCTGCAGTTGCCAATTTTTCCAATATAGAAATTTCCCTCTTACCAGACCTGTACCTGTATAATGAATGTGATGATTTACAAGGTCAGAAGGCATTTTTCTCCCCGTTAGATATATTTCCCCAAATAAGGGGGTGGGTTGGGCTAAGATTTACTTATAATTTGAGAAAAGGGACTTACTTCTCAATATTGttacatataattttgataGCTACTTCTCCATGACCATCCTTGTGAGCTTTAAGATCCTTCGCATGGACAACAGTTGAGAAAACTCCCTTCCCACTGCCGGCTATAATTTCATAACGGCCTTGTAGGACTTCCCCAGAGTGATAAACTGTATAAAAATTGCCAAATAGTAAAACAATATAGAACACATCAGTAAATAACTAAATGGAAAGATCACAAGATTGTAAGGAATATATAGGTGGCGTTGCTTACTGTAGTATCCCTCTTCATCTTCCCAGTTGTCACGAGGAGTGTTTTTCTTGATGAGCATACTGCTTTCCTTGACCTTATGAAGAGTGTTTTTCTTGATGGGCATGCTGTTTTCCTTGTCCTACAGAACACAAGTATCTACAACTAAGCATGAAAGTTAAAGTAAATGGGATAACTTTGGCAATAacataaaatacaaaaagggtgaacaaaaaaaaggaaagttaaaaataattttttgttgaagTAATAGTTGTGACTGAAGATTATTCGTAAGTACAAGTAGTAAGAACATACCAGCTTTCGACCAATAGGTTGCTGCCCAACAATATCTGGTTTTCTACTCTGTGGAAGCTTTTGACCAATAGGTTGTTGTGCAACAATATCTGGTTTTCTACTCTCTGGAAACTTTTGACCAATAAGTTGTTGTCCAACAATGTCCGGTTTTTTACTCTGAAAATTTCAACGATGCCGAGTAAAATTTCTGGACAGACTAGTGTTACAATAACTTTTTGAATTCTAAAGAAACAAGCAACTGAATGACAAAGATCATTACCATGGGAATACCCTCCAGAGGACCTGAAGCACTTGTCACCTTCTTATTATCAGATATCCCCAAGCTGATTGAAATTTTTCGCAGAGGAGACTTTCCCACATTATAGAACTTCGCACCAACAAACACACGTGATAATTCATGGTTATTTGCAATCTCTTCATTGTCTTTTAAGTCATGCTCTTGAGATAGGTTTGTAGCTAGCTGGGAGGCATGTAATTCGTTTACATGTATATTCAAGTCTGCATCGGAGTTATCATGGTGTTCCTATATTAGAAATGAATTGAAATGTAAGTTACCATAGAAGAACTGAGAAGCAAGAATTGACAAGAAAAACATGAAGCAAGCAAGGAGATCTCCCTCCTAACACAATTTTCATTGACTATGATATTACAAATTTGTTCATGAGAATTTGAAGCTTTATATCAGGAAGCTTGGAAAAAAAGGTTTTCTTCTTTCAGGTAGACTTTTGCAATCAGCAGCAGAGGGTGCGCTCGCCAATGAATAGTAGAAGTTGCATAAATGTGGGAACAAAAGAACAGAATAGGCTGCGGTGAGATTATAACGAAGCTTAACATATTATTTACATTACAtgctaacaatatatataaccgATGTTTCGAATCACATGCTAATAGTATTGTCAATTAAATTTCTGTCAAAAAATATAGTCAATTACTCAACTACTAGATCCTAGCTAAAGAACAATATTAATTTCAAAGGCTTCTTTTTTCTGCTTCAGGATGATCGGTCACGAATTGGTAAAATTGAGCAAAACAAACAGTACTTTGAATCCCTTGTTACTACAGAAAAGTGGCTCCCTTATTCATGGTAAGCTTAGATTAGCTAAGTGCTTACAgattattttagattaaattaACAAATTCGTTTAAGATTAACTAAGAAAATGATAAATGCATGCAAGCATTATCCTCGGGTTTGCTCATAAGTCATTAGCTCACATTTATATTCAGACATGTTCTTATGAAgttaaacttaatttattattttagttcGTACTTCCTTTCTTTCATGTTAGACAATGGGTAACACAtgaataaatgatcaaatgtgccTTCATTGTCTTATTACTTCCTTAATGTAAACTCTAGCTCCAAAATTACTCGTTCTATGAATTGATATTCCTATCGTTAACAATAGCATACTCTACACTAGTAGTCCAGAATAAAAACAGAACAAAATTCGCCCAAATTCACATGAAAATAAAGAACTCCGGAACAAGGATCAAGGGATAACGAAAATAACCTATAACCAACGGCAACAGAATGCACGGGGATCGGAACAGACCGGAGCAGGTAGAACAGCGCCGGACGCCAATTCCGCCTCACCGGCATTAATCTCCAGTCCCCTCCTCACACCTACGGCTGCGGTGGCCTGGTCCAGTATCTCACCGTCCTGGCCCTCGGCCTTCCGTGGCTCCGCCGCGATCGTCGCAACACCCGCCACATCCTCCGGTACCTCGCCCCTATGGTGGTCGCGCTTATGGCGCTTCGGGGAGGAGGCGCcctccgcgtcgtcgtcgtcgcccggcgggcggcggtgctTGCGTGGCGAGCGGTGCGAGCGGGAGGCCTCCTCGATGGCCATGGAGGCCGCGGGCACGAGCTAGGGCTAGGGTTTGGtgcggaggagaggaggggagagccggcgcggcgaggtggcgaCGTCGGTTTGGAGAACGGAGGCGAGCCCGGGAACGGATTCGCTAAGTCGCGACGTGATCGATGATGCGTCGCCGAGATAGGTGCGATCATGCGAGACATACCAATACGAGGGTTGCTTCACGCGGACCGTTGGACTCGGACACGGGCACGCGGCTGATTCCCCACCCTTCCCTTCGAGTCGGTTCAGATTCAGCCATTCAAAGTTTTTCTCAGATCAACCAACTTCTACAAGATTTAAGGCTTAAAACGCAAAAGTTCTACATAACTTTATTGAGAAAGGAGTTCGATTCGAATGAAATCCTTCAAAAAGTTCCCGTTCAAAAAGATTCCATAGGATGTAATGAAAAAATTGTGTGTTTTAGATCTCTCGATGGACAAGTTCGACCTTCATTCCTCACCTACAAAACCGGTGCAGATGAGTCGTGATATAATATtgagactaatttttttatgtggtgCATAAATAACTAGTTTgatttgatcagttgatcCTCATTCTACTTGATGtgaattaaaattataaaatatgcaaGTCCCATAcgtcaaagttaaaaaaaaataaatatagtggGACCCACCTTCTTCAGATTGTCCTTTCCTCTATATCTCTCTTCCTTCCACATCTATTGGTCCCCTCGCCATATTCTTGCTTGTTGCCACTCGCCTCCTTTGTTGGACCTCAACAATAGATTCTTCTTCATCCTCGCCTTCTCCATGTACGAAGGGTGAGTCCTACGGGCGGAAGAGGTTAGGGGAGACGGTGATAGGAAGAAAATGAATAGATCGATAAAGCGATGGTCAAAGATGATGGAGAAGGAGGATGAGTGGTGGAAGGGCGAGTTTGTGAAGATGACAACCTCTTGGTGCACCATTTCCCTAGGCACCCCTGATCTTAACCACATCAAGCTCACTGGTTTTCCCAGACGAAGAGAGGTAATCTTCTCAGCATTGAGCTTGCTGACTCCTTTCTTTAGCCACCTTTCTTCTCGTCACCACCGACATTCAGATTGAGCTAATCTTTCTCATTCTGATCATCGTAGCTTAAAGGCTAAACTTGTAGTCCTAATCACCTCTCTACCCCCATCAACATCAGTGGTGAGCTCCATTTTTTCCCAATCCTCCGCACACCACTTTTCACTGGTGCTCACCGACGGCCACCACTATCCCCTCCCTTCCATGGGTGCATGGACGAGTTGATCTTGTGCGAGCTCACGGGCTGCCACTGCTTTCCTGTCATGCATTGCTAGAGGtgggaaagagagaaaagagaagatgaaGGGATAAAGGAGGGAAGGGTGACACGGAGTGGCTAGAACCctt from Oryza brachyantha chromosome 3, ObraRS2, whole genome shotgun sequence carries:
- the LOC102710285 gene encoding homologous-pairing protein 2 homolog — translated: MPPKSDCVEGIVLTFVNEQNRPLNSQNAADALQKFNLKKTAVQKALDALADSGQISFKEYGKQKIYLARQDQFDIPNGEELEEMKKANTKLQEELADQKKAISEVESEVRGLQSNLTLAEIKSKEAKLQREVQEMEEKLNKLRSGVILVKPEDKKIIEENFTEKVNQWRKRKRMFKELWDNITENSPKDQKEFKEELGLEYDEDVGVNLQSYNDMLTSLSKRRKVSR
- the LOC102711795 gene encoding serine/threonine-protein kinase prp4, with translation MAIEEASRSHRSPRKHRRPPGDDDDAEGASSPKRHKRDHHRGEVPEDVAGVATIAAEPRKAEGQDGEILDQATAAVGVRRGLEINAGEAELASGAVLPAPEHHDNSDADLNIHVNELHASQLATNLSQEHDLKDNEEIANNHELSRVFVGAKFYNVGKSPLRKISISLGISDNKKVTSASGPLEGIPMSKKPDIVGQQLIGQKFPESRKPDIVAQQPIGQKLPQSRKPDIVGQQPIGRKLDKENSMPIKKNTLHKVKESSMLIKKNTPRDNWEDEEGYYIYHSGEVLQGRYEIIAGSGKGVFSTVVHAKDLKAHKDGHGEVAIKIICNNIEKYRSGKREISILEKLATADREDKQHCVRIISSFMHQNHLCIVLESLHMNLREVIKKFGRGIGIKLTAVRAYAEQIFMALKHLRNCGVLHSDIKPDNILVNKDSNSLKLCDFGSAMSAGNNEITPYLVSRFYRAPEIILGLPYDHPLDIWSAGCCLSELYTGKVLFDGSTNNDMLRLHMELKGPFPKKMLQKGAFTTQHFDKNLNFIARLKDPITKTVRNRLLSNIKPKGVGSAILSRPGDDPKLLSSFKDLLEKMFALDPKKRITVSEALRHPFLTGK